In Euphorbia lathyris chromosome 9, ddEupLath1.1, whole genome shotgun sequence, the following are encoded in one genomic region:
- the LOC136205173 gene encoding uncharacterized protein At4g14100-like produces MATVSTTSTISIFFFIFILAPPISPAKSEPSPAPWPHQFHAILFMNHSGILQKIDLWYDWINGRNFNIIQHQLGNILYDLEWNNGTSFFYTLDADQECSSAQLEVGILRPNWLDGAKYLGQRKMDGFVCNVWEKVDFIWYYEDVATRRPVHWVFYTGREAHVMTFEVGAVFEDSKWQAPIYCFQNQTHFNLPLFTGSPFSPTRKSLVSNRKFRR; encoded by the exons ATGGCCACAGTCTCCACCACAAGCACAATCtctatcttcttcttcatcttcatccttgCGCCGCCTATCTCACCGGCAAAATCAGAACCGAGTCCAGCTCCATGGCCGCATCAATTTCACGCAATTCTATTTATGAATCACAGCGGAATTCTCCAGAAGATCGATCTATGGTACGATTGGATTAACGGAAGAAACTTCAACATCATCCAACATCAGTTAGGGAATATTCTTTACGATCTCGAATGGAACAACGGAACTTCGTTTTTCTACACATTGGACGCCGATCAGGAGTGTTCGTCGGCGCAATTGGAAGTTGGAATTCTCCGGCCTAATTGGCTCGACGGAGCTAAGTATTTAGGTCAACGGAAAATGGATGGGTTTGTTTGTAATGTTTGGGAGAAGGTTGATTTTATTTGGTACTATGAAGATGTTGCGACTCGGCGACCTGTTCATTGGGTCTTCTATACTG GGAGGGAAGCTCATGTGATGACTTTTGAAGTTGGAGCTGTTTTTGAGGATTCTAAATGGCAAGCTCCTATCTACTGTTTCCAAAACCAAACCCATTTCAATTTGCCCCTTTTTACAGGTTCTCCATTTTCACCGACACGAAAATCGCTAGTTAGCAACCGGAAATTTCGTCGCTAA